In one window of Rhodoglobus vestalii DNA:
- a CDS encoding PaaX family transcriptional regulator, whose amino-acid sequence MILDDFDSRPGSATSLLRTFVGSQLRQLGGWISSADLVRIMEALGVPANGARSAIARVKLKGLLVPEVVNGRQGYRLNPEAVPMFQRGDRRIFSFRQQREDDNWCLISFSIPEPRRDARHQLRRRLGWIGCGTVATGLWICAASLKDEVLVILDDLHLRECATLFIAGRPDVGGSDVGGSDVGLSAAGRPDAGRSLADAAAQWWDLERLRTLHERFLAQHAAQVGPAASDAEVFARYIHALDQWRVIPYLDPGLPDSALPAGWPGHASLQLFGGISRSLAARAHAFARSSAS is encoded by the coding sequence ATGATTCTGGATGACTTCGACTCCCGACCGGGGAGCGCTACCTCACTGTTGCGCACCTTTGTTGGCTCGCAGCTGCGCCAACTGGGCGGATGGATCTCGTCAGCAGATCTCGTGCGAATCATGGAGGCGTTGGGAGTGCCCGCCAACGGCGCTCGCAGCGCAATTGCGCGCGTGAAGCTGAAGGGTTTGCTCGTTCCCGAGGTGGTGAATGGGAGGCAGGGGTACCGGCTCAATCCGGAGGCCGTTCCGATGTTCCAGCGTGGGGACCGTCGAATCTTTAGTTTTCGGCAACAGCGGGAAGATGATAACTGGTGTCTAATTTCGTTCTCCATCCCTGAGCCCCGCCGCGATGCGCGCCATCAGCTGCGTCGCCGCCTCGGCTGGATTGGCTGCGGAACGGTAGCTACTGGCCTCTGGATCTGTGCCGCATCGCTCAAGGATGAGGTGCTCGTGATTCTTGACGATCTACATTTGCGGGAATGCGCGACCCTGTTCATCGCGGGTCGCCCAGACGTAGGTGGCTCAGACGTAGGTGGCTCAGATGTAGGTCTCTCAGCCGCGGGTCGCCCAGACGCGGGTCGTTCGCTGGCGGATGCCGCAGCACAGTGGTGGGATCTGGAACGTTTGCGCACACTGCACGAGCGCTTTCTTGCTCAACATGCGGCTCAGGTGGGGCCTGCCGCCAGTGATGCTGAGGTATTCGCGCGGTATATTCATGCCCTCGATCAGTGGCGAGTAATCCCGTATCTTGACCCCGGTTTGCCGGATTCTGCGCTGCCGGCGGGGTGGCCCGGCCACGCCAGCCTTCAGCTTTTTGGGGGCATCTCCCGTTCGTTGGCGGCGCGAGCGCACGCGTTCGCACGCTCCTCTGCAAGCTAG